A region from the Colwellia sp. PAMC 21821 genome encodes:
- a CDS encoding CoA transferase subunit A, translating into MAGFDKVVSSYEEAMAGLEDNMTVIAGGFGLCGIPENLISEIKRKGTKGLTVVSNNCGVDDFGLGILLPNRQIKKIIASYVGENAEFERQMMNGELEVELTPQGTLAEKMRAGGAGIPAFFTATGYGTPVAEGKEEREFDGRHYILEPAIKGDFAIVKAWKADRYGNLVFRKTARNFNPMAATAGKITVVEVEEIVEPGELDPDHIHTPGIYVNRLILGTFEKRIEQRTIRS; encoded by the coding sequence ATGGCAGGATTTGACAAAGTAGTGTCAAGCTATGAAGAAGCAATGGCCGGTCTTGAAGACAATATGACCGTTATTGCAGGTGGTTTTGGTTTATGTGGTATTCCAGAAAACCTGATTAGCGAAATAAAACGTAAAGGCACGAAAGGATTAACTGTTGTTTCTAACAACTGCGGTGTTGACGATTTTGGTCTCGGTATTTTACTGCCTAACCGTCAAATCAAAAAAATCATTGCCTCTTATGTCGGTGAAAATGCCGAATTTGAACGTCAAATGATGAACGGTGAACTAGAGGTTGAATTAACACCTCAAGGTACCTTAGCCGAAAAAATGCGTGCTGGCGGAGCGGGTATTCCGGCATTCTTTACCGCAACAGGTTACGGAACACCGGTCGCCGAAGGCAAAGAAGAACGTGAATTTGACGGAAGACATTACATTCTAGAACCTGCGATTAAAGGTGACTTTGCTATCGTAAAAGCATGGAAAGCTGACCGCTATGGCAACTTAGTGTTTAGAAAAACTGCACGTAACTTTAATCCTATGGCGGCAACTGCAGGCAAAATAACCGTTGTTGAAGTGGAAGAAATTGTTGAACCTGGCGAATTAGACCCTGATCACATTCATACTCCTGGTATTTATGTTAATCGCTTAATTTTAGGTACATTCGAAAAACGCATTGAACAGCGCACTATTCGCAGTTAG